Sequence from the Serinus canaria isolate serCan28SL12 chromosome 24, serCan2020, whole genome shotgun sequence genome:
AATCAAATTTAGCCACACTGCACCTTGACCACAGGAATGGTGAGGGCAGCTCAGGCCAGAGCAGGGGAGCTGTGAAAGAGCTTTAGGACAAGGAGCCCCACCCTGGGCTGAAGCCTGAgtgcaggaactgcagctggCAAGCAGTAACTAAGCTGCAATAATTTGGTCATGAGTCACAGCCCTCGTTCTGATTCAGTGCTGCTACAATGAACAGTCTGCTCGCTGCAGCTCGTTTATTCTCACTCTGCTCAGgaagcagggctctgcagagaaaggtgccacaggagcagctccagcaccttccACCCAAGCTGAATAAAGCTTCCCAAAGTGGGACAAAGCTCTGGTCACAAATTAAGTacacaaaaacaccccaaagcCTCAGAAACAGAGATATACTCTTGGCAGCTATTTCCCTTGGCTGTAGAAACCTAACCACTCCAGGGAAATATTAATTGCACAGACAATATTTATGTAGAGGGAGCATATTGCTaaagacagagggaaaaaaaattaattgaatcTTGCCTCAAAAATACTGCAGTGCTTACACTGGAGATGATCTGGGCTGGTGACTCTGCCCCCATCATGTGAACGTTGGGAAATCCCAGCTTCCAGAGCCAAGAGGGATTGGCCAGCCTTTCATCTCCCCTGGCAGTGttatttttccccagtgttttGAAGCTCTCTAAACACACAGCGTTGTCCTGACCACACTGCATTAAAGAGCAATTCCAGGCAGGCTCCTTTACTAGCCCGAGGATGTTGTATGAATGTCACTGTGAATAAAACTCTTCAGGACAGATTGGTCCCTGGAGGCCTCTGGAAACAACTCATGCACCAGTGTGGAAAAGGTCAGGCACAAGGCCCTGCCAAAACCTATCAGAGACAGAGCCTGGAGTTTACTTACACAAAACTCCCAGCCCCACACTTCAGAGCCTTCCTGCAGAGGCCAAGAGCcgtggcagagcagctgctgtcctgctgtgccaggcacaaGTGACAAATCAGCACTCAGCaccacccagagcagcccctcaaCCCAAGCAGAGaaagccttgctgctgctccccactgctgagccctcctggaacagctcctctggtctcacacagacacagagatgctgcaggcATGCCTTGGTCTCTGCCAGCCCTTCTGAAGCCCTGCTAGAAATCAACTTCCAGCTCTAGAAGTGCAGGACAGAAAGAAGAGTGGATTCCACACCATTCCTCACTTTCCTGAAGTTCTGCAGCCTgactgtgaggagcagcagccaggaacaAGATTCAAGCtgacaaacacacacaggcCACTGGTGCCAGCCAGTGAGACACCTCCTggcagcttctcaggaggggaaagtgaacaaaagcagccctggaggaaagcagcagagcattGCCAGCTCGACAGAGACATCCCGTgtccagaagcagcagctgcagcccctggagctggcaggaacAGAAGGTggcagctgcttttgctgtaGGGCACGGCACAAAAAGCACTGCCAGCCACAGGGCAGCCAGAaaacctggggctgcctccctGGCTTGTCATCCCAAACTCACCATAGAGATCAGGCCCATGGGGGGTGAAGACGTTGTACAAAACGATGTTGAGAGGTGCCACCACCAGCTTGCCATAGTAATAGCTGTCCACCACCACCAAGGGCACCTGGGGGAAAGCAGATTTTGGTTaaagtgccagcagctccagtagGTTTTCCTAAAGGAACTCATCCCTTCTGCTGCCATCCATTCCCTCTTTGTGTTGTGGCAGACACTCACCAAAAACAGGATCAAGGACACCACACACCAGTTCAGGAAACTTTTCCACCTCTTCTTCAGGATCAACAAGTCAAAGGCAATAGGAAGCCTGCAGGAGAGACCAGCTGTCAGCTGGAGGCTTTGGGAaccccactgcagctcctgctgctccttcaaaGCAAGAGACAGAGCCACCACTtcactgcctctgctcctcctccagaTTCATCATCCAGCTCAGGTTTTACCCAAATTAATGCCAGGAAATCTGCCCAACCTGAGTTGTGAAGGCTGTAGCACTGATCCTGGGCTAAGCTGGCAGCTCAGTGCCTGCTGGTTCTCCCCAGGCAGGTGAAAAGCACCTGAGAAAGGGCAGGAAGTGCTCCTTACCCCAGAGCTGCGCTGAagggccagcccagcagggctccagcagccacccccagcactgccaccgAGGTCCTGTCCATGTACCAGCCTGTCATGGCCACCACCGTGGTGTACATGCAGAAACTGCTGGGCAGGAAAGCTGCAACACAAGGGGATTAAAGGTCAGCACAGCTCCCCCACACTTCACCCAACACCTGCAGCAAGTCTTACAGTGGCTGGGAAAACAGGTACAgccaggcagaggggacagcacaCAAAGTGCCAAAGGGTCAGCCTCCTTCCCTAGAACAAAGGGAGGCAGGCCAAGAGCCTGTTCACAAGGCACTGCAATATTAAAaaccaggaggcagcagcagaaacaggcCTGGAAATTGTAACACAGAGAGCAAAATTTGGATCAATGCTTATTCTGTCATGAGAATACAACAAAGAGCACCCTGGAGATgtgattttcttccctctgaaCCTCTGTCAGTGCCAGTGCCAAGCCAACTCACCTGCAGAAGCACAGAACATCCCCGTGCTGAGCACCAGGAAGGCCAACATCAGCCTGCTGACATGCAGCCCAAACTTCTtacacacagccctggggaagcagcagagaaacaatTACCACAAAATAGCCCCAGGGCAAGAATCAGCAGCACCAAGGCACGCAGAACCACAAACAACCCATggagagctctgagctgggggaTTCCCAacactcagctgctgcctctgccctgggatTTCAGACCCTGAGTTACCCCAAAACTCTTTGTGGGCCTGGattctcccagctgtgcttgtGCAAATCTCAGGAGCTCgtggctgcactgctgcacacacccacccatcccctcagccctcACCAAACCCCCACCATGCAAAAAAGCCACAGTTCATCTCTTTAAATCAGAATGTGGATGAGAAAATACGTGTCAGTGCTCTGGTTGAAGAGATGAACTGTGGCTTCtggcaaacaaaaaactcaTGCAAGGTAGTGGATTAAAAATCAGGAATCAAGAGGCAgcaggtaaaaataaaaatccagtttAGACAAGGTGATTTCATGTTAGGGCTACTGATTTTAGTGGCTGTAAACAGCACTGGCAGAGAGATTTCAGACAGCAGCAATCAGTGTGTTCCAGTCAAACTCACTGTGATAAGCAATCACAGCACCAGACTCTCCTCAGTCTGCAACTCCCAGCCTGcttgctgccagcagtgaggaAACGAGTGGAGTCAACAAAATGCTGGAGCAGAGGTGTGGGTGGGAGATCTGGGAGTGCAATTTTGTCCTAATTGTGGAGTTATGACCAACATCTCAGCGAGTTACCATGAGAACTTGTATTTTCTCATCCACACACGAGCCTCAAAGCCTGTTTGCTGTGGCAGGAACTGTCCCTGGCAgtcccactgctgccacacATCCCCTGCAGACACTCTGACACTCACTTGTAGAAGTAGAGCTCACAAATGCAGCTCAGGAAGGCCAGGAAGCATCGCAGGAAATAGAAGATGAGAACCTAGCAGACAAAGAGTCAAATGAGACCCAGGACACAAAATGGGCTTGTAAAACATCAGGGGAAACCCACAAACCCTTGGAAATCCTTCCAGGGAGGTCAATGTTTGTCAACAAACCAGTTTTATGAACATGAAGTCAATTTCAACCATGTGTTATAAACACAAAGTCAATTTCAACACCAAACAGGGCGGCCGTTTCCCACACACTAAATGTACATTTCTTCCTCTCAAAAGCTGCTTCCACACACCAAATTTACCTTGTTGGTTTGCAGAACCCTGGCATGGAACCAGGCTGGCAAGGCATGGAGCCACAGGTAAGCATAGGAGCGGATGGCGTAGGCAGGAGAGTACTCCCAGGTCTGAAACCCCTTCCCATAAATGAGGTAGTGTGTCTACAACAGagatcaaataaataaattaacacACAGCACACAAAGCAGAGAGTTTGCCACAAAGCAGAGCGTTTCCAGAGCAAAATACTTCTCATTGAAACAGAGGGATCAGCACAAGGCTCTGAATAAATCTGCATTTGCACAAGCCAACTGGAAAGTGAAACAGAGAGCACAAGGTCCTAGATAAAGGGGTATTTGCCCAGGGCAGGTACAAACTGCCAGTCCCAAGGGCAGGAAGGGACTCACCGGCTCCCAGTAGTTAAAGGTCTCGTCACAATCCGAGATgttgctcagcagagctgcacagaacCTGGCCGAGATGAGACACTTGAAAGCTGTTGATCCTTCAGGGGCCCAGACGTGCCCTGCTTTGCTCCCGGATGATCTAATCCAAAAGCGGGGGTGGGTGGGGGtgggagagaaataaaaaattacaaatatgcAGCAGAAAAACTCAGCGACGAGCTCACGGCTCACAAGGTGACAGCGAGCAAAGGGCTGAGGGTGGCATtagggcaggagggatggggatggcggtcccctcacaaggaagcagcaccagcccctcaGCACCCCCAAGGCCGCCGCGCCGGGGATGCTCCGGCACCGACCCCACAGCACGGACCGCCCGTGTAGAGCCCGGCACCGGCAGCCCCGGTGGCCTCGGTAGCCCCGGTGGCCTCGGTAGCCCCGGTGGCCTCAGCAGCCCCGGTGGCCTCagcagccccggcagccccggtGGCCCCGGTGGCCCTGGCAGCCCggcagcctcagcagccccggcagccccggtGGCCATggcagcctcagcagctcccGTGGCCTCAGCGGCCCCAGCGGCCCCGGTAGCCCCCCCTCCGTGCCCGGCAGCACCCACTCGTTCCGCGCCTCCTCGCTGCCCGCGGGCTCgggccgccgccccgccgcgtccccgccgcccgcccgcggccgcTGCCGGGCCCCCTTGGCGGCCATGCCGGGTACGGGCAGGCAGCGCCCGCCGCTCGCAGCGGCCGGGCCCGAGCAGCTGCGGCAGCGCGGCCGAAGCCGCCGCCGCCATCACGGGTGTGGGCAGCGCGCTCCCTgagggcggcgggagcgcgACAGGGACCGGGAGcgacacagggacagggaccggGACAGCGACAGGGAGAGCGCTGCCCCGCGCACCGAGTCCATCACCCACCTGTGTCCATC
This genomic interval carries:
- the ALG9 gene encoding LOW QUALITY PROTEIN: alpha-1,2-mannosyltransferase ALG9 (The sequence of the model RefSeq protein was modified relative to this genomic sequence to represent the inferred CDS: inserted 2 bases in 1 codon), with product MAAAASAALPQLLGPGRXASGGRCLPVPGMAAKGARQRPRAGGGDAAGRRPEPAGSEEARNESSGSKAGHVWAPEGSTAFKCLISARFCAALLSNISDCDETFNYWEPTHYLIYGKGFQTWEYSPAYAIRSYAYLWLHALPAWFHARVLQTNKVLIFYFLRCFLAFLSCICELYFYKAVCKKFGLHVSRLMLAFLVLSTGMFCASAAFLPSSFCMYTTVVAMTGWYMDRTSVAVLGVAAGALLGWPFSAALGLPIAFDLLILKKRWKSFLNWCVVSLILFLVPLVVVDSYYYGKLVVAPLNIVLYNVFTPHGPDLYGTEPWYFYFINGFLNFNVVFVLALLVLPLTCLMECLLQKFRVQNLGRPYWLTLAPMYIWILIFFSQPHKEERFLFPIYPLICLSGAVALSALQKCYHFIFQRYRLEHYTVSSNWLALGTVLLFGLLSLSRSVALFKGYHGPLDLYPEFHRIATDPSIHTVPEGRPVHVCVGKEWHRFPSSFLLPDNWQLQFILSEFRGQLPKPFAKGPLATRIIPADMNDQNKEEPSRYIDISKCHYLVDLDTAAETPREPRYSSNREEWVTIAYKPFLDASRSSQLLRAFYIPLLSEQHTRYANYSILKARRRQPRRKLGG